In Tolypothrix sp. NIES-4075, the following proteins share a genomic window:
- the eno gene encoding phosphopyruvate hydratase yields MINIDTAIEAIAAREILDSRGRPTIEAEVHLLNGAVGLAQVPSGASTGTFEAHELRDGEKHRYGGKGVLKAVQNVKETLAPKLINMDALNQELIDRTMIALDGSANKSNLGANAILAVSLAAAKAGADSLGLPLYRYLGGPLANLLPVPLMNVINGGAHASNNVDFQEFMIVPIGASSFREALRWGAEVFATLSKVLDDKGLLTGVGDEGGFAPNLESNQVALELLVAAIEKAGYKPGEEVALALDVAASEFYKEGQYVYDGKPHSPVEFIDYLGQLVDQYPIVSIEDGLHEEDWQNWQLLTEKIGSRTQLVGDDLFVTNAIRLQKGIEQKSANAILIKLNQIGSLTETLETIDLATRNGFRSVISHRSGETEDTTIADLAVATRAGQIKTGSLCRSERVAKYNRLLRIEDELGDRAIYAGAVGLGPK; encoded by the coding sequence ATGATTAACATAGATACTGCGATTGAGGCGATCGCTGCTCGTGAAATTCTCGACTCTCGCGGCAGACCGACAATTGAAGCCGAAGTGCATTTGTTAAACGGTGCTGTCGGATTGGCACAGGTTCCTAGTGGCGCGTCCACAGGCACTTTTGAGGCGCACGAACTGCGGGATGGCGAAAAACATCGTTACGGGGGCAAAGGGGTACTCAAGGCGGTGCAGAACGTCAAAGAGACACTCGCGCCGAAGTTAATCAACATGGATGCCTTGAACCAAGAACTTATTGATCGCACGATGATTGCTTTGGATGGTTCGGCTAATAAATCCAATTTGGGCGCAAATGCGATTTTAGCAGTTTCTCTAGCCGCCGCTAAAGCTGGAGCCGATTCTTTAGGACTTCCCCTATATCGCTATTTAGGTGGACCTTTGGCGAATTTGTTGCCAGTACCGTTGATGAATGTAATTAACGGTGGGGCACACGCATCAAATAATGTGGACTTTCAAGAGTTTATGATTGTCCCCATTGGTGCGTCTTCTTTCCGGGAAGCTTTGCGCTGGGGTGCAGAGGTATTTGCCACCCTCAGCAAGGTGTTGGATGATAAAGGTCTACTGACCGGGGTGGGGGATGAAGGTGGTTTTGCGCCTAACCTAGAGTCGAATCAGGTAGCTTTAGAATTGTTAGTGGCAGCGATTGAGAAAGCAGGTTACAAACCAGGTGAAGAAGTAGCTTTGGCTTTGGATGTGGCAGCGAGTGAGTTTTACAAAGAAGGACAATATGTCTATGACGGTAAACCACATTCCCCAGTTGAATTTATTGATTATTTAGGGCAATTGGTCGATCAATATCCGATTGTATCGATTGAGGATGGCTTGCATGAGGAAGATTGGCAAAATTGGCAGTTACTAACTGAGAAAATCGGTTCGCGTACTCAATTGGTAGGTGATGATTTGTTTGTAACTAATGCCATACGCTTACAAAAAGGCATTGAGCAAAAATCCGCTAATGCCATTTTGATTAAACTTAATCAAATTGGTTCGTTAACAGAAACTTTGGAAACGATTGATTTAGCGACTCGTAACGGTTTCCGGTCAGTTATCAGCCATCGTTCCGGTGAAACTGAAGATACGACTATTGCTGATTTAGCAGTAGCAACTCGTGCCGGTCAAATTAAAACCGGTTCTTTATGTCGCAGCGAACGAGTAGCAAAATATAACCGCTTGTTGCGAATTGAAGATGAATTAGGCGATCGCGCTATTTATGCCGGTGCTGTAGGATTAGGACCCAAGTAG
- the argC gene encoding N-acetyl-gamma-glutamyl-phosphate reductase, whose translation MGNLRRVPVGIVGASGYGGVQLVRLLMDHPEVEVVYLGGESSAGKPFGELYPHLAHAVNLPVEEVDPEIIGDRTEIVFLSLPNGLACEITPKLLEKKCKVLDLSADYRFSDLTTYTTWYGKQRNDNKTAATAVYGLPELYRSRIAEAQLIGCPGCYPTASLLALSPLLKQGLIVPETAIVDAKSGTSGGGRQAKINFLLAEADNSLGAYGVARHRHTPEIEQICSDLAGHEVMIQFTPHLIPMVRGILATVYATLRDPGLVRDDLITIFRAFYRNSPWVRICETGEYPQTKWASGSNLCYIGLEVDPRTGRVIVMSAIDNLIKGQAGQAIQCMNIMMGWDETLGLPKLGFYP comes from the coding sequence ATGGGCAATTTAAGACGCGTACCCGTTGGCATTGTTGGCGCGTCAGGCTACGGCGGAGTACAGCTAGTTCGACTACTGATGGATCATCCAGAAGTCGAAGTTGTTTATTTAGGTGGCGAGAGTAGCGCTGGCAAACCCTTTGGCGAACTTTACCCTCATTTGGCTCATGCAGTTAATTTACCAGTTGAGGAGGTAGATCCAGAAATTATCGGCGATCGCACAGAAATTGTGTTTCTTTCTCTTCCAAATGGTCTGGCTTGCGAAATAACTCCAAAACTGTTGGAAAAAAAATGTAAAGTACTCGATCTCAGTGCAGATTACCGCTTCAGTGACTTGACAACTTACACAACTTGGTATGGCAAACAGAGAAACGATAACAAAACAGCTGCTACAGCAGTTTACGGCTTACCAGAATTGTATCGCTCGCGCATTGCCGAAGCGCAGTTAATTGGTTGTCCCGGCTGCTATCCTACCGCTAGCCTTCTCGCACTTTCGCCACTTTTAAAGCAAGGTTTAATCGTTCCCGAAACCGCGATTGTTGATGCTAAGTCTGGCACCTCCGGCGGCGGACGGCAAGCAAAAATCAACTTCTTGCTAGCCGAAGCAGACAACTCTCTAGGGGCATACGGTGTCGCCCGTCACCGCCACACCCCGGAAATTGAGCAGATTTGCAGTGATTTGGCGGGGCATGAAGTTATGATTCAATTTACACCCCACCTCATTCCAATGGTGCGGGGTATTTTAGCTACCGTATACGCCACCCTCCGCGATCCCGGCTTGGTGCGAGACGACTTAATTACTATTTTTAGAGCCTTTTACCGTAACTCTCCTTGGGTGAGAATTTGCGAAACTGGCGAATATCCGCAAACAAAGTGGGCTAGCGGTAGTAATCTTTGTTATATCGGTTTAGAAGTTGACCCGCGCACCGGTCGCGTGATTGTTATGTCAGCAATTGATAACTTAATTAAAGGTCAAGCAGGTCAAGCTATCCAATGTATGAACATTATGATGGGCTGGGATGAAACCTTAGGCTTACCCAAGTTGGGATTTTATCCTTAA
- the gloA gene encoding lactoylglutathione lyase has protein sequence MRLLHTMLRVGNLEESLKFYCDVLGMKLLRRKDYPGGEFTLAFVGYGDETDNTVLELTYNWGVEKYDLGNAYGHIALGVDDIYSTCDEIRKTGAKVVREPGPMKHGSTVIAFVEDPDGYKVELIQLGTQGSNAKQESQEKLVTQ, from the coding sequence ATGCGTTTACTACACACAATGTTACGCGTCGGCAACCTGGAAGAATCCTTGAAATTTTATTGCGATGTCCTGGGAATGAAATTATTGCGACGAAAAGATTATCCAGGTGGAGAATTTACCCTCGCTTTTGTCGGTTACGGTGACGAAACAGACAATACGGTGCTAGAACTAACCTACAACTGGGGTGTTGAAAAATACGACTTAGGTAATGCTTACGGTCACATTGCCTTAGGAGTCGATGATATTTACTCTACCTGTGACGAAATCAGAAAGACTGGTGCTAAAGTAGTCCGGGAACCAGGACCGATGAAACACGGTTCAACGGTAATTGCTTTTGTCGAAGATCCAGATGGGTACAAAGTAGAACTTATTCAATTGGGTACTCAGGGTTCAAATGCGAAACAGGAGTCACAAGAAAAACTTGTAACTCAGTAA
- the hpsE gene encoding hormogonium polysaccharide biosynthesis glycosyltransferase HpsE: MSVDFTVAIPTYNGESRLPKVLERLRTQKKVDDFCWEIIIVDNNSTDATAKLIHEYQANWDHHVPLRYYFEPEQGLAFARQRAVKEAQGEFVGFLDDDNHPNPNWVSEAYKFGKQHPLCGAYASQIQGCFEVEPSEHLKQIIFYLAITERGYEPLLYEPRKNGFPPGAGLVVRRQVWNNYVPSRLFLVGRVGSSMLAGEDAEALLYIHRAGWEIWYNPAMEIEHIIPSWRLEKNYLISLMRGIGLSRYHLRMLLLENWQRPFAFFIYILNDLRKLTSHFIHYRAVIESDIVAACEMERLLATFMSPFYLGKIKIKRFFKM; this comes from the coding sequence ATGTCCGTTGATTTTACTGTAGCCATACCTACTTACAACGGAGAAAGCCGTTTACCCAAAGTATTAGAACGGTTGCGAACCCAGAAAAAGGTAGATGACTTCTGTTGGGAAATTATTATTGTTGATAATAACAGTACAGATGCTACAGCAAAACTAATCCACGAATACCAAGCCAACTGGGATCATCATGTACCCTTACGCTACTATTTTGAACCAGAACAAGGATTAGCTTTTGCACGACAACGTGCCGTAAAAGAAGCCCAAGGTGAATTTGTTGGTTTTTTAGATGATGATAATCACCCCAACCCTAACTGGGTAAGCGAAGCATACAAGTTTGGGAAACAGCATCCCTTATGTGGTGCATATGCAAGTCAAATTCAAGGGTGTTTTGAAGTCGAACCATCAGAACACCTCAAACAAATAATTTTTTATCTAGCTATTACCGAGAGGGGGTATGAACCCCTTTTATATGAACCTCGAAAAAACGGATTTCCTCCTGGTGCTGGCTTAGTCGTGCGTCGCCAAGTATGGAATAATTATGTTCCCTCGCGTCTATTTTTAGTAGGTAGAGTTGGCTCATCAATGTTAGCTGGTGAAGATGCAGAAGCTTTGCTGTATATTCATCGTGCAGGCTGGGAAATTTGGTATAACCCAGCGATGGAAATAGAGCATATTATCCCATCTTGGAGACTAGAGAAAAATTACTTAATTTCCCTAATGCGGGGTATTGGTCTAAGCCGTTATCATTTGCGGATGCTACTACTTGAAAACTGGCAAAGACCATTTGCTTTTTTTATCTACATTCTAAATGACCTACGTAAACTTACATCACATTTCATTCATTATCGCGCAGTAATTGAAAGTGACATTGTTGCCGCTTGTGAGATGGAGCGGCTACTAGCTACTTTCATGAGTCCTTTTTATTTAGGTAAAATAAAAATTAAAAGATTTTTTAAGATGTGA
- a CDS encoding retroviral-like aspartic protease family protein produces the protein MTKYTNKMVIITTKITVSNLVDEILAERGFTFSEQIRSITLDNVLVDTGATRLCLPANIIAQLGLPLAGEIDVKTAAGICKTRLFRRI, from the coding sequence ATGACTAAATATACTAATAAAATGGTAATTATCACTACTAAAATTACCGTAAGTAATTTAGTCGATGAAATACTAGCAGAACGGGGTTTTACTTTTAGCGAACAAATTCGCTCTATTACTCTAGATAATGTTTTAGTTGATACAGGCGCAACCCGTCTTTGTCTGCCAGCAAATATTATTGCTCAGTTAGGCTTACCGCTTGCCGGAGAAATAGATGTTAAAACCGCAGCGGGTATCTGTAAAACACGACTATTTAGGCGAATATGA
- the htpG gene encoding molecular chaperone HtpG codes for MLEQGTISIHTENIFPIIKKSLYSDHQIFLRELVSNAVDAIQKLNMVSRAGEYSGEIGEPEIEIAIDKNNKTLSITDNGIGMTADEVKKYITQVAFSSAEEFIQKYQGKSDQPIIGHFGLGFYSSFMVAQKVQIDTLSYKEGSQAVHWTCDGSPEYTLEDSPRTTRGTTITLTLQEEEEEYLESSRIKNLVKTYCDFMPVPIKLEGEVLNRQKAPWRESASSLSKEDYLEFYRYLYPFQEEPLLWVHLNTDYPFIINGILYFPKMKPDVDVTKGQIKLFCNQVFVSDNCEEIIPQFLVPMRGVIDSTDIPLNVSRSALQTDRTVRKIGDYIAKKVGDRLKEVYRGDREQYISIWKDLSTFVKFGVLNDDKFKKQVEDIIIFRTTAKLSEKTADTPAVQVQSDEGDAWQDVTPQTADSTPQSPYTTLKEYLERNKERHENRVFYCTDAATQATYVELHKNQGLEVLFMDSFIDTHFINFLEQEYKDVKFTRVDSDLDNTLLDKDKGSEIVDPGTNKTRSEVVKELFEKALNKPRLNIRTEALKSDDPQGTPPAMVLLPEILRRLREMNAMMQQQSAEFPEDHILLVNTAHPLIQNLANLNQGSIIQGDGQSPTGQLVNMICQHVYDLALMSQKGFDAEGMKSFVERSNEVLTKLTEQAAK; via the coding sequence ATGCTTGAACAAGGCACTATCAGTATTCATACTGAGAATATTTTCCCGATTATCAAAAAGTCTCTCTACTCCGACCACCAAATATTCTTGCGAGAACTCGTCTCCAACGCTGTAGATGCCATCCAAAAACTGAACATGGTATCTCGCGCTGGAGAATATTCCGGTGAAATTGGCGAACCAGAAATTGAAATCGCGATCGACAAAAACAACAAAACCCTCTCCATCACCGACAACGGCATCGGGATGACTGCCGATGAGGTGAAAAAATACATCACCCAAGTAGCCTTCTCCAGTGCCGAAGAATTTATTCAGAAGTACCAAGGCAAATCAGACCAACCGATTATCGGTCACTTTGGTCTTGGCTTTTACTCCTCCTTCATGGTGGCGCAAAAAGTTCAAATCGATACCTTATCTTATAAAGAAGGTTCCCAAGCAGTTCACTGGACTTGTGATGGTTCTCCAGAGTACACCTTGGAAGACTCACCGAGGACAACTCGTGGCACCACCATTACCCTCACCCTGCAAGAAGAAGAAGAGGAATATTTAGAATCATCACGAATTAAGAATCTTGTCAAGACTTATTGCGATTTCATGCCAGTACCCATCAAACTTGAGGGTGAGGTGTTAAATCGGCAGAAAGCACCTTGGCGAGAATCTGCTAGTAGCTTGAGTAAAGAAGATTATTTAGAGTTTTACCGCTACCTGTATCCTTTCCAGGAAGAACCGCTGTTGTGGGTGCATCTGAATACAGATTACCCCTTTATCATCAACGGAATTTTGTATTTTCCGAAGATGAAGCCAGATGTCGATGTGACAAAAGGGCAAATTAAGCTATTTTGCAACCAAGTTTTTGTCAGCGATAACTGCGAAGAAATTATTCCGCAATTTTTAGTTCCCATGCGGGGTGTAATTGATAGCACTGATATTCCTCTGAATGTCTCGCGGAGTGCCTTGCAAACTGATCGCACCGTGCGGAAAATAGGCGATTACATAGCGAAAAAAGTAGGCGATCGCTTAAAAGAAGTTTATCGAGGCGATCGCGAACAATACATCAGCATCTGGAAAGACCTTAGCACCTTCGTTAAATTTGGCGTTCTCAACGACGACAAATTCAAAAAACAAGTCGAAGACATCATTATCTTCCGCACCACCGCCAAGCTATCAGAAAAAACCGCTGATACCCCAGCAGTACAGGTACAATCAGACGAAGGCGACGCATGGCAAGATGTCACCCCCCAAACGGCTGATTCCACCCCTCAGTCACCATACACCACCCTCAAAGAATACCTAGAACGTAACAAAGAACGCCACGAAAACCGCGTTTTCTACTGCACCGATGCAGCCACCCAAGCTACATACGTAGAATTGCACAAAAACCAAGGCTTAGAAGTCCTATTTATGGACTCCTTCATCGACACCCACTTTATCAACTTTCTAGAGCAAGAATATAAGGATGTTAAATTTACGCGGGTAGACTCCGACTTAGATAATACCTTGCTGGATAAAGACAAAGGTAGCGAAATAGTTGACCCAGGGACTAACAAAACTCGCAGCGAAGTCGTCAAAGAACTCTTTGAGAAAGCACTCAACAAACCCCGACTCAACATCCGCACCGAAGCCTTAAAATCGGACGATCCCCAAGGAACACCACCAGCAATGGTGCTACTACCAGAGATTTTGCGCCGTCTGCGAGAAATGAATGCTATGATGCAGCAACAAAGCGCAGAATTTCCCGAAGACCACATTTTGCTAGTGAATACCGCTCACCCGCTGATTCAAAATCTGGCAAACCTCAACCAAGGCAGTATAATTCAAGGTGATGGTCAGTCGCCTACAGGTCAGTTGGTGAATATGATTTGCCAACACGTCTACGATTTGGCACTGATGTCTCAGAAAGGCTTTGACGCTGAAGGAATGAAATCCTTCGTCGAACGCTCAAATGAAGTCCTGACCAAGCTGACAGAACAAGCTGCAAAATAG
- the clpB gene encoding ATP-dependent chaperone ClpB yields the protein MQPTDPNKFTDKAWEAIVKSQDVVRAYQQQQLDVEHLIIALLEEPTGLATRILARCEVDPFRLQQQVEAFTQRQPKVGKNEQLYLGRNLDIMLDRAEEARVRMKDSFISVEHMLLGFVEDDRIGRKMFKAFNLDSSKLEATIKTVRGSQKVTDQAPESRYEALQKFGRDLTEQAKAGRLDPVIGRDDEIRRVIQVLSRRSKNNPVLIGEPGVGKTAIAEALAQRMVNGDVPESLKNRQLISLDMGSLIAGAKYRGEFEDRLKAVLREVTESNGQIVLFIDELHTVVGTGSNQQGAMDAGNLLKPMLARGELRCIGATTLDEYRKYIEKDAALERRFQQVFVDQPSVENTISILRGLKERYEVHHNVKISDSALVAAATLSSRYISDRFLPDKAIDLVDEAAAQLKMEITSKPAELEIIDRRLMQLEMEKLSLAGEEKGTAQTKERLQRIEQEIVNLTEKQQEFNEQWQGEKQLLEAISALKKQEEALRVQIEQAERNYDLNKAAKLKYDDLERVQRDLEVKEAQLLETQNQGTTLLREQVTEADIAEIVAKWTGIPVNRLLESERQKLLQLESHLHQRVIGQEEAVEAVSAAIRRARAGMKDPGRPIGSFLFMGPTGVGKTELARALAQFLFDSSDALVRLDMSEYMEKHSVSRLVGAPPGYVGYEEGGQLSEAIRRRPYSVVLLDEVEKAHPDVFNILLQVLDDGRITDSQGRTVDFRNTVIVMTSNIGSEYILDVSGDDSKYNMMQKRVTEALRSHFRPEFLNRVDDIIIFHTLSRTEMRHIVRIQLKRVENLLADQKISLEISPAACDRLVEIGYDPVYGARPIKRAIQREVENAIATKLLENTFISGDTILIDKGDNGLTFNKKVTIKVAIPQTTVNSLKSLPES from the coding sequence ATGCAGCCTACAGATCCAAATAAATTTACTGATAAAGCCTGGGAAGCGATTGTTAAATCTCAGGATGTAGTTCGTGCTTATCAACAACAGCAATTAGATGTTGAACATTTAATTATCGCTTTATTAGAAGAACCCACTGGATTAGCAACACGCATCCTCGCTCGCTGTGAAGTTGATCCGTTCCGTTTGCAGCAGCAAGTCGAAGCTTTTACCCAACGTCAGCCGAAAGTTGGCAAAAACGAGCAGCTTTACCTCGGTCGCAATTTAGATATTATGTTAGACCGAGCCGAAGAAGCAAGAGTTAGGATGAAGGATTCCTTCATTTCTGTGGAACACATGCTTCTGGGTTTTGTTGAGGACGATCGCATCGGACGCAAGATGTTCAAAGCTTTTAATTTGGACTCCTCGAAGTTAGAAGCGACGATCAAAACCGTTCGCGGTAGCCAAAAAGTTACCGATCAAGCTCCAGAATCTCGTTACGAAGCTTTACAAAAGTTCGGCAGAGACTTGACAGAACAAGCAAAAGCTGGTAGGCTCGACCCAGTAATCGGACGCGATGATGAAATTCGCCGGGTAATTCAGGTATTATCGCGTCGGAGCAAAAATAACCCGGTATTGATTGGTGAACCTGGGGTAGGTAAAACAGCGATCGCCGAAGCTTTGGCACAGCGGATGGTTAACGGTGATGTTCCCGAATCTTTGAAAAACCGCCAGTTAATTTCCCTAGATATGGGTAGTTTGATTGCCGGGGCAAAATACCGAGGTGAATTTGAAGACCGTTTAAAAGCGGTTCTACGTGAAGTTACTGAATCAAACGGTCAAATAGTTTTATTTATCGATGAGTTGCATACCGTTGTTGGTACTGGTTCTAACCAACAAGGAGCGATGGATGCGGGCAATTTACTCAAACCGATGTTAGCGCGGGGAGAATTGCGTTGTATTGGCGCGACAACCTTGGATGAATACCGTAAATATATCGAAAAAGATGCCGCATTAGAAAGACGGTTTCAACAAGTATTTGTCGATCAGCCCAGCGTGGAAAATACCATTTCCATTTTGCGCGGTTTGAAAGAACGTTACGAAGTGCATCATAATGTTAAGATTTCTGATTCGGCGTTAGTCGCGGCAGCTACATTGTCATCAAGATATATAAGCGATCGCTTTTTGCCAGATAAAGCGATCGACTTAGTAGATGAAGCCGCAGCCCAGCTGAAAATGGAAATTACCTCCAAACCTGCGGAATTAGAAATTATTGACCGCCGTTTAATGCAGCTAGAAATGGAAAAGCTGTCATTAGCAGGGGAAGAGAAAGGTACGGCACAGACAAAAGAACGTTTGCAGCGAATTGAGCAAGAAATCGTCAATTTGACTGAAAAACAGCAGGAATTTAATGAGCAATGGCAAGGGGAAAAGCAGCTATTAGAAGCGATCAGCGCTTTAAAGAAACAAGAAGAAGCGTTGCGGGTACAAATTGAGCAAGCCGAACGAAACTACGATCTCAACAAAGCTGCCAAGTTAAAATATGACGATTTAGAGCGAGTACAGCGCGACTTGGAAGTAAAAGAAGCGCAACTTTTGGAAACTCAAAATCAAGGTACTACCTTACTGCGGGAACAAGTTACCGAAGCTGATATTGCGGAAATCGTTGCCAAATGGACGGGAATTCCCGTAAATCGCCTGTTGGAATCGGAAAGACAAAAATTACTGCAACTAGAAAGCCATTTGCACCAACGAGTCATTGGGCAAGAGGAAGCTGTAGAAGCGGTATCAGCCGCAATTCGTCGCGCTCGTGCGGGGATGAAAGACCCAGGACGCCCGATTGGTTCATTTTTGTTCATGGGACCGACTGGTGTAGGTAAAACCGAGCTTGCGCGGGCATTAGCGCAGTTTCTCTTTGATTCTAGTGACGCATTGGTGCGCTTGGATATGTCCGAGTATATGGAGAAACATTCAGTTTCTCGCTTAGTCGGAGCGCCTCCCGGATATGTAGGTTATGAAGAAGGCGGTCAACTTTCGGAAGCGATTCGCCGCCGTCCTTACTCGGTGGTACTTTTGGATGAAGTGGAAAAGGCGCATCCAGACGTATTTAACATTTTGTTGCAGGTTTTGGATGACGGTAGAATTACTGATTCTCAGGGCAGAACGGTAGATTTTCGCAACACCGTCATTGTCATGACCAGTAACATCGGTAGCGAATACATTTTGGATGTATCTGGTGATGATTCCAAATACAACATGATGCAAAAGCGAGTAACAGAAGCTTTGCGATCGCACTTTCGCCCAGAGTTTCTCAACCGCGTCGATGATATAATTATTTTCCACACCCTGAGTCGAACAGAAATGCGACATATCGTCCGGATTCAACTCAAACGGGTGGAAAATCTGCTCGCAGATCAAAAAATATCATTAGAGATATCGCCAGCAGCGTGCGATCGCTTAGTAGAAATCGGTTACGATCCAGTTTACGGCGCACGTCCGATCAAACGGGCAATTCAGCGAGAAGTAGAAAATGCGATCGCTACCAAGTTGTTAGAAAACACCTTTATCTCTGGCGACACCATTTTAATCGACAAAGGCGATAACGGACTCACCTTTAACAAAAAAGTGACAATTAAAGTGGCGATACCACAAACCACCGTCAACTCGCTTAAGTCATTGCCTGAGTCTTGA
- a CDS encoding iron uptake porin — translation MNLEGEIRETSGQGDNQTKRIIFLSPTPPLPHSPIPPPQIAQFPIVNQVANKSANVDADSEFLTPQTSVSQLSDVQPTDWAYQALRSLMERYNVISGFGDNTFKGNRPLSRDEFAAGLAATLDKVEGLIAEAIGDQYIQEDIITLRRLQKEYRSALDDLQKRVNTTSDLANNLEAHQFSTTTTLKGQLIFAPTSGSDANSTIVARSRLNLNTSFSEKDLLVTQLESGNNGGDAINLAQKENSNNLANSGFIGNYGGLDYTNVDENLRLRRLYYSFRPSPDLAVSVGAKMLPRDFIDRNKYANNEAVDFSSTFFINNPLIVQNEIDREGGAGAAIAWQPKNSKFTVRSLYIAGNANQSNSTTDGGLFGDRHQASVEVEYSPSSRFAFRLQYTNAEINNTDINAFGVNAEYTLNRNTGIFTRLGVGNYQGFNTAINQNIDLQPLSWAIGVGLRNFVLPGTVAGVAIGQPFVAEDFGDATQTNFEAFYNLQLSDNISITPILSLVSNPNNDSSNGTIWQSTLRTVFSF, via the coding sequence ATGAATCTGGAAGGAGAGATAAGGGAGACAAGCGGACAAGGAGACAATCAGACAAAAAGAATAATTTTTCTTTCTCCCACTCCCCCCCTCCCCCACTCCCCCATTCCCCCTCCTCAAATTGCCCAATTCCCAATTGTCAATCAAGTAGCGAATAAATCTGCTAATGTGGACGCGGATTCTGAGTTTTTAACTCCGCAAACTTCAGTTTCTCAACTATCTGATGTTCAACCAACAGATTGGGCTTATCAGGCTTTGCGATCGCTTATGGAACGTTACAATGTCATCTCTGGCTTTGGTGATAACACTTTTAAAGGCAATCGTCCTCTCAGCCGTGATGAATTTGCCGCAGGTTTAGCGGCTACTTTAGATAAAGTTGAAGGCTTGATTGCGGAGGCGATCGGCGATCAATACATTCAAGAAGATATTATCACCTTAAGACGGTTGCAAAAAGAATATCGCTCTGCTTTGGATGATTTGCAAAAACGTGTCAACACAACAAGCGATCTCGCAAATAATCTCGAAGCACATCAATTCTCTACCACAACAACCCTTAAAGGTCAATTAATTTTTGCCCCCACTAGCGGTAGTGATGCTAACAGTACTATAGTCGCCCGTTCACGCTTAAATCTCAATACCAGCTTTAGCGAAAAAGATTTACTCGTCACCCAGTTAGAATCTGGTAACAATGGTGGTGATGCGATTAATTTGGCACAAAAGGAAAATTCTAATAATCTGGCAAACAGCGGCTTTATCGGCAATTATGGAGGACTCGATTACACTAACGTAGACGAAAACTTACGTCTAAGGCGATTATACTACTCGTTTCGTCCCTCACCAGATTTAGCTGTAAGCGTTGGGGCAAAAATGCTGCCACGGGATTTTATAGATCGTAATAAATACGCAAACAACGAAGCGGTTGATTTTAGTTCCACCTTTTTTATCAATAATCCTCTGATTGTTCAAAATGAAATTGATCGAGAAGGTGGTGCAGGTGCAGCGATCGCATGGCAACCAAAAAATAGCAAATTCACCGTGCGATCGCTTTACATCGCCGGCAACGCCAATCAATCTAATTCAACCACAGACGGGGGTTTATTTGGCGATCGCCATCAAGCCAGTGTCGAAGTAGAATATTCCCCAAGTTCGCGCTTTGCATTTCGGCTACAATATACTAATGCGGAAATTAACAACACTGATATTAACGCCTTTGGTGTCAATGCCGAATATACCTTAAATCGCAACACCGGAATTTTTACTCGCTTGGGAGTCGGTAATTACCAAGGATTTAACACTGCCATTAACCAAAATATAGATTTACAGCCTTTAAGTTGGGCGATCGGTGTCGGTTTGCGTAACTTCGTTCTTCCCGGAACCGTTGCTGGTGTAGCGATCGGTCAACCTTTCGTTGCTGAGGATTTTGGAGACGCTACCCAAACCAACTTCGAGGCATTCTACAATCTACAATTAAGCGACAATATCAGTATTACCCCTATACTATCCCTAGTGAGCAACCCTAATAACGATAGCTCCAACGGCACCATCTGGCAAAGTACACTCAGAACGGTGTTTTCGTTTTAG